GATTCTGAATTAATTCCACCAAGATATAAGTATATTCGATAGCTTTGTTGAATTCCATATCAACAACAGTTGAAATAGCTTTTTTCCCTGCCCTTACGGCATACGGATCTTTTTCCGCCAACTGTCTGGCTAAATCCATCGTGCTTTGCGCCAACTTCTCAGGCGAAACAATTTTATTTGATAAACCCATACTTAAGGCTCTGTAAGCGTCGATTCTTCCGCCGGAAAAAAAAAGTTCATTTGCCTCTTTTTTCCCCAACGACTGGATAATGGGGACAATAAGTCCAAACGGGAAAAAGCCCAAATTTATTTCCGGCAAGCCGAATACGGCATTATCCGTTATGATTGCCATATCACTCGCAGCCACAAGTCCAAGCCCAGCTCCCAGTGCATGACCCTGAACCGAACAGATAACAATTTTTTCGTAATTCATTATTGCTTTAAATAAATCGACGACACCT
This genomic window from Thermodesulfobacteriota bacterium contains:
- a CDS encoding enoyl-CoA hydratase/isomerase family protein, which produces MDEKIVLKKEEKIGFITINRPEVSNALDHEAIDLFFGFLKKLEQDDKINVVVIRSSGTKVFCAGVDIKEGSVKNKRHTDEKNSRGVVDLFKAIMNYEKIVICSVQGHALGAGLGLVAASDMAIITDNAVFGLPEINLGFFPFGLIVPIIQSLGKKEANELFFSGGRIDAYRALSMGLSNKIVSPEKLAQSTMDLARQLAEKDPYAVRAGKKAISTVVDMEFNKAIEYTYILVELIQNQFLR